A genomic segment from Cumulibacter manganitolerans encodes:
- a CDS encoding Na+/H+ antiporter subunit E, producing the protein MSVDASSRATRTTRRGGFQPRTAIAIAVVWTLMWDRLSWGNLINGLLVGFLVTFVFPLPPIVYFGRPRPLRVAALLARFLGDLVRAAIHVAVFALRRSDPPRGSIVAVQLRTRSDLYLTLVAVQVALVPGSVVIEARRRAGVLFVHDVDAVDAVTLEQQRRAVLAIERRLVRAIGTAEEIALVEEADR; encoded by the coding sequence ATGAGCGTGGACGCCTCGAGCCGCGCGACCCGGACCACCCGTCGAGGTGGCTTCCAGCCGCGCACCGCGATAGCGATCGCCGTGGTGTGGACGTTGATGTGGGACCGGCTGTCGTGGGGCAACCTGATCAACGGCCTGCTGGTCGGGTTCCTGGTCACGTTCGTGTTCCCGCTGCCGCCGATCGTGTACTTCGGCCGGCCGCGGCCACTGCGGGTCGCCGCGCTGCTTGCGCGGTTCCTCGGCGACCTGGTGCGCGCGGCGATCCACGTCGCGGTGTTCGCGCTGCGCCGCTCCGACCCACCCCGTGGATCGATCGTGGCGGTGCAGCTGCGCACCCGCTCGGACCTGTACCTGACGCTGGTCGCCGTGCAGGTCGCGCTGGTGCCCGGCTCGGTGGTGATCGAGGCGCGGCGGCGCGCGGGCGTGCTGTTCGTGCACGACGTGGACGCCGTGGACGCCGTGACGCTGGAGCAGCAGCGCCGGGCCGTGCTGGCGATCGAGCGCCGGCTGGTCCGCGCGATCGGCACCGCCGAGGAGATCGCGCTCGTCGAGGAGGCGGACCGATGA
- a CDS encoding arylamine N-acetyltransferase family protein — MSSSDVVRRYLARLDLPEPPPVSAKGLRAVHEAHLRTVPFENLSINMGEDIPLRHRAFAEKVALRRRGGICYELNGALYWLLKKLGFDVVLGSCRVWADGRLTHPGDHMIVLVTLDSRSSDVRIADVGFGAHAVKPLRLGEVGEQRDSTGTYVVRPVGAGGFDVLHDDRPVYRIEPGHRSLEDFKAVYWWQRTSPESRNTQRTVCSLPTDDGRITLSNNELTRTAGGTKEVRELDDAAVLAAYHDYFDIVLDQVPRPRLPPA; from the coding sequence ATGAGCTCCTCGGACGTCGTACGCCGATATCTGGCCCGCCTCGACCTTCCCGAGCCGCCGCCGGTCTCGGCGAAGGGACTGCGCGCCGTGCACGAGGCGCACCTGCGGACCGTGCCGTTCGAGAACCTGTCGATCAACATGGGCGAGGACATCCCGCTGCGCCACCGGGCGTTCGCGGAGAAGGTCGCGCTGCGTCGCCGCGGCGGGATCTGCTATGAGCTCAACGGCGCGCTGTACTGGCTGCTGAAGAAGCTGGGCTTCGACGTGGTGCTGGGCTCGTGCCGCGTGTGGGCCGACGGGAGGCTGACGCATCCGGGTGATCACATGATCGTGCTGGTCACCCTCGACAGCCGCAGCAGCGACGTGCGGATCGCCGACGTCGGCTTCGGCGCGCACGCCGTGAAGCCGCTGAGGCTGGGCGAGGTGGGCGAGCAGCGCGACAGCACCGGGACGTACGTCGTACGGCCGGTCGGCGCCGGCGGGTTCGACGTCCTGCACGACGACCGGCCCGTGTACCGCATCGAGCCCGGGCACCGGTCGTTGGAGGACTTCAAGGCGGTGTACTGGTGGCAGCGCACGTCGCCGGAGAGCCGCAACACGCAGCGCACCGTGTGCTCGCTGCCGACCGACGACGGCCGCATCACGCTCAGCAACAACGAGCTGACCCGCACGGCCGGCGGCACCAAGGAGGTCCGGGAGCTGGACGACGCCGCGGTGCTAGCCGCCTATCACGACTACTTCGACATCGTGCTCGACCAGGTCCCGCGGCCGAGGCTGCCGCCGGCCTGA
- a CDS encoding Na+/H+ antiporter subunit D: MTWLLPLPVLLPLLGAALCLVLRRSARAQRIVSFAVLLATVAVATALILITADGGPLALWLGAWEEPLGVALVADRLTALMLLVSSIVVLVVLVFSIGQGIADGEGDTPLTVFFPTYLVLSAGVSNAFLAGDLFNLFVGFEILLFASYVLLTLGGLGPRIRAGTTYVVVSLLSSFLFLVAIAAVYAAAGTTNLAQLALRLRDIDPHVALVLQILLLTVFGIKAAVFPMSAWLPDSYPTAPAPVTAVFAGLLTKVGVYAIIRTQTLLFPDSPLTTPLMWVALLTMVVGILGAVAQTGIKRILSFTLVSHIGYMIFGVALADRAGLSGAVFYVAHHITIQTALFLVAGLIDRASGTTSLEKLGGLAAISPALGILFFAGAMNLSGIPPMSGFIAKTGLLQAAVGLGTPLAYVLVAGMLVTSLLTLYVMAKTWSQAFWRTPSEALASVMARRPDLDPEAAARREGVVLQYDLSAREPAEALDDEEDTGRAGETPSRALPTAMMGAATAMIVVSLAITLLAGPMFGYADNAARDMLQRTPYIDAVLPAGVR, translated from the coding sequence ATGACCTGGTTGCTGCCGTTGCCGGTGCTGCTGCCGCTGCTCGGCGCCGCGCTGTGCCTCGTGCTGCGCCGCTCCGCCCGCGCCCAGCGCATCGTCAGCTTCGCGGTCCTGCTGGCGACCGTGGCGGTCGCGACCGCCCTGATCCTGATCACCGCCGACGGCGGCCCGCTGGCACTGTGGCTCGGGGCGTGGGAGGAGCCGCTCGGGGTGGCGCTCGTCGCCGACCGGCTGACGGCCCTGATGCTGCTCGTCTCCTCGATCGTGGTGCTGGTCGTCCTGGTCTTCTCGATCGGGCAGGGCATCGCCGACGGGGAGGGCGACACCCCGCTGACGGTGTTCTTCCCGACCTACCTCGTGCTGTCCGCCGGCGTCTCCAACGCGTTCCTCGCCGGAGACCTGTTCAACCTCTTCGTCGGCTTCGAGATCCTGCTGTTCGCCTCCTACGTGCTGCTCACCCTCGGCGGCCTCGGCCCGCGCATCCGCGCCGGCACCACGTACGTCGTCGTCAGCCTGCTGTCGTCGTTCCTGTTCCTCGTCGCGATCGCCGCGGTGTACGCCGCGGCCGGCACCACGAACCTCGCGCAGCTCGCGCTCCGCCTGCGCGACATCGACCCGCACGTCGCGCTGGTGCTGCAGATCCTGCTGCTGACCGTCTTCGGGATCAAGGCCGCGGTCTTCCCGATGTCCGCCTGGCTCCCCGACAGCTACCCGACCGCCCCGGCACCGGTCACGGCGGTGTTCGCCGGGCTGCTGACGAAGGTCGGCGTGTACGCGATCATCCGCACCCAGACGCTGCTGTTCCCGGACTCGCCGTTGACGACGCCGCTGATGTGGGTGGCGCTGCTGACGATGGTCGTCGGCATCCTCGGCGCCGTGGCGCAGACCGGGATCAAGCGGATCCTGTCCTTTACCCTCGTCAGCCACATCGGCTACATGATCTTCGGCGTCGCGCTCGCGGACCGAGCGGGACTGTCGGGCGCGGTGTTCTACGTCGCGCACCACATCACGATCCAGACGGCGTTGTTCCTCGTGGCGGGGCTGATCGACCGGGCCAGCGGCACCACGTCCCTCGAGAAGCTCGGCGGGCTGGCCGCGATCTCCCCCGCGCTGGGCATCCTGTTCTTCGCCGGCGCGATGAACCTCAGCGGCATCCCGCCGATGTCCGGCTTCATCGCCAAGACCGGGTTGCTGCAGGCCGCCGTCGGCCTGGGCACGCCGCTGGCCTACGTCCTCGTGGCCGGCATGCTGGTGACCAGCCTGCTGACCCTCTACGTGATGGCCAAGACGTGGTCGCAGGCGTTCTGGCGGACGCCGAGCGAGGCGCTCGCGTCGGTGATGGCCCGCCGCCCCGACCTCGACCCGGAGGCCGCCGCGCGACGCGAGGGCGTCGTGCTGCAGTACGACCTCTCCGCGCGGGAGCCGGCCGAGGCGCTCGACGACGAGGAGGACACCGGCCGGGCCGGGGAGACCCCGAGCCGGGCGCTGCCGACCGCGATGATGGGCGCCGCGACCGCCATGATCGTGGTCAGCCTGGCGATCACGCTGCTCGCGGGCCCGATGTTCGGCTACGCCGACAACGCCGCCCGCGACATGCTGCAGCGCACCCCCTACATCGACGCCGTGCTGCCCGCGGGGGTGCGCTGA
- a CDS encoding NAD-dependent epimerase/dehydratase family protein produces MRVAVVGASGNVGTAVLRALAASEQVDGVVAIARRIPDVTAEPYRSATWHSIDIATAESARTLEEAFAGVDAVIHLAWLIQPNRQRELLRRANVDGTARVATAAAAAGVRTLVVASSVGSYSPARDCLPHDEGWPTEGIASSDYSVDKAAQERFLDKFEADHPGIAVSRMRTALVFQADAGAEIQRLFLGRLLPSRLLRRFTLPGIPLPQGIRLQVVHAEDAAQAYLLAALTGPRGAFNIAADQVLAAEDLAAALRARRPWPVRPAIARAAMSLAYRAHVIPAGPGWLDMGMQVPVMDCARAKATLRWNPRRTARQALDDLVGGMRAHRGTASPALRPEDTSMPTTRPDPNRQPHS; encoded by the coding sequence ATGCGCGTCGCGGTAGTGGGTGCGAGCGGGAACGTCGGCACGGCAGTACTTCGGGCCCTCGCCGCCAGCGAGCAGGTGGACGGTGTCGTGGCGATCGCTCGCCGGATCCCCGACGTGACGGCAGAGCCGTACCGCTCGGCGACGTGGCACTCCATCGACATCGCCACCGCGGAGTCGGCGCGCACGCTCGAAGAGGCCTTCGCCGGCGTGGACGCCGTCATCCATCTCGCGTGGCTCATCCAGCCGAACCGGCAGCGCGAGCTCCTGCGTCGCGCGAACGTCGACGGCACCGCGAGGGTGGCGACGGCGGCGGCCGCAGCCGGCGTCCGCACCCTGGTGGTCGCCTCGTCGGTCGGCAGCTACTCCCCCGCGCGGGACTGCCTTCCGCACGACGAGGGCTGGCCCACTGAGGGGATCGCGTCGTCCGACTACAGCGTCGACAAGGCAGCGCAGGAACGGTTCCTCGACAAGTTCGAGGCCGACCACCCCGGCATCGCGGTGTCGCGGATGCGCACCGCGCTGGTGTTCCAGGCCGACGCGGGTGCGGAGATCCAACGGCTGTTCCTCGGCCGGCTGCTGCCGTCGCGCCTGCTGCGGCGTTTCACCCTTCCCGGAATTCCGCTCCCGCAGGGGATCCGGCTTCAGGTGGTGCACGCCGAGGACGCCGCGCAGGCCTATCTGCTGGCGGCGCTCACCGGGCCGCGCGGCGCGTTCAACATCGCCGCCGATCAGGTGCTGGCGGCCGAGGACCTCGCGGCCGCGCTGCGGGCCCGGCGGCCGTGGCCGGTGCGGCCGGCGATCGCCCGCGCGGCGATGAGTCTCGCGTACCGCGCGCACGTCATCCCGGCGGGCCCCGGGTGGCTCGACATGGGTATGCAGGTGCCGGTCATGGACTGCGCTCGCGCGAAGGCGACGCTGCGGTGGAACCCGAGGCGGACGGCGCGCCAGGCGCTGGACGATCTTGTCGGCGGCATGCGGGCGCACCGGGGCACCGCGTCGCCCGCGCTGCGCCCCGAGGACACCTCGATGCCTACTACCCGGCCGGATCCGAACCGGCAGCCGCACTCGTGA
- a CDS encoding Na(+)/H(+) antiporter subunit C, giving the protein MSPLADGAATLRPNLTLIVVVAVLVATGVYLLLERSLARLLLGIVLMSNGVALLYLVISGEAKGAPLLGERPASEMSDPLPQAFVLTAIVISLATVAFVMALAYRQWQLTGSDDVPDDAEDALVQRLAEEDQTSETYDTDVSTTTDAEEDPDAVDEAAGVPVETGGARAGTSAAEHGGGEATPR; this is encoded by the coding sequence ATGAGCCCGCTCGCCGACGGAGCAGCGACGCTGCGCCCCAACCTGACGCTCATCGTGGTCGTCGCGGTGCTCGTGGCGACCGGCGTCTACCTGCTGCTGGAACGCTCGCTGGCTCGTCTGCTGCTCGGCATCGTGCTGATGAGCAACGGGGTGGCCCTGCTCTACCTCGTGATCAGCGGCGAGGCCAAGGGCGCGCCGCTGCTCGGTGAGCGACCGGCGAGCGAGATGAGCGACCCGCTGCCGCAGGCCTTCGTGCTGACGGCGATCGTCATCTCGCTGGCCACCGTCGCGTTCGTGATGGCGCTGGCGTACCGGCAGTGGCAGCTCACCGGCAGCGACGACGTCCCCGACGACGCCGAGGACGCGCTGGTCCAGCGGCTCGCCGAGGAGGACCAGACCTCCGAGACCTACGACACCGACGTCTCGACGACCACCGACGCCGAGGAGGACCCGGACGCCGTCGACGAGGCGGCCGGTGTCCCGGTCGAGACGGGCGGCGCGCGGGCCGGGACGTCCGCCGCCGAGCACGGCGGCGGGGAGGCGACGCCGCGATGA
- a CDS encoding NDMA-dependent alcohol dehydrogenase, which translates to MKIKAAVLGGVGQDWEVREIELGDPVAGEVQVKLTASGLCHSDEHLRTGASPVPFFPVIGGHEGAGVVTKVGPGVTDLAVGDHVVLAFIPACGKCRMCAKGLQNLCDLGAGLVKGKAISDGTFRCTVEGKPAIPMCLLGTFSPYVTVHEASVVKIEDDVPLDKAALLGCGVSTGWGSATEIGGTKAGDTVVVMGCGGVGMNAVQGAAAAGARYVVAVDPVESKREKAMELGATHAFASMAEAMQPVADLTWGTMADVTVITVGDLQGEDIKPATDITGKGGTVVVTGMGGYANQDVKLSLFELTLLQKRVQGAIFGGIGPREQIPQLLNMYRAGHLKLDELITKEYKLSEINEGYQDMRDGKNIRGIIRYTEEDYAGIE; encoded by the coding sequence ATGAAGATCAAGGCGGCGGTGCTCGGCGGTGTCGGGCAGGACTGGGAGGTTCGGGAGATCGAGCTCGGTGACCCGGTCGCCGGCGAGGTCCAGGTCAAGCTGACCGCCTCCGGGCTGTGCCACTCCGACGAGCACCTGCGCACGGGCGCGTCGCCGGTTCCCTTCTTCCCGGTCATCGGCGGGCACGAGGGCGCCGGCGTGGTGACCAAGGTCGGCCCGGGTGTCACCGATCTCGCGGTCGGCGACCACGTCGTCCTGGCGTTCATCCCGGCGTGCGGCAAGTGCCGGATGTGCGCCAAGGGTCTACAGAATCTCTGCGACCTCGGCGCCGGGCTGGTCAAGGGCAAGGCGATCAGCGACGGCACCTTCCGCTGCACGGTCGAGGGGAAGCCGGCCATCCCGATGTGCCTGCTGGGCACCTTCTCGCCGTACGTCACGGTGCACGAGGCGTCGGTGGTGAAGATCGAGGACGACGTCCCGCTCGACAAGGCCGCGCTGCTCGGCTGCGGCGTGTCGACCGGCTGGGGCTCGGCGACCGAGATCGGCGGCACCAAGGCCGGCGACACCGTCGTCGTCATGGGCTGCGGCGGCGTCGGCATGAACGCCGTCCAGGGCGCCGCGGCCGCCGGCGCGCGGTACGTCGTCGCGGTCGACCCGGTCGAGTCCAAGCGCGAGAAGGCGATGGAGCTCGGGGCAACGCACGCGTTCGCGTCCATGGCCGAGGCCATGCAGCCGGTCGCCGACCTCACCTGGGGAACGATGGCCGACGTCACGGTGATCACCGTGGGGGATCTGCAGGGCGAGGACATCAAGCCCGCGACCGACATCACCGGGAAGGGCGGCACGGTCGTCGTCACCGGCATGGGCGGCTACGCCAACCAGGACGTGAAGCTCTCGCTGTTCGAGCTGACCCTGCTGCAGAAGCGCGTCCAGGGCGCCATCTTCGGCGGGATCGGCCCCCGTGAGCAGATCCCGCAGCTGCTGAACATGTACCGCGCGGGCCACCTGAAGCTCGACGAGCTGATCACCAAGGAGTACAAGCTCTCCGAGATCAACGAGGGCTACCAGGACATGCGCGACGGCAAGAACATCCGCGGCATCATCCGCTACACCGAGGAGGACTACGCCGGCATCGAGTAG
- a CDS encoding monovalent cation/H+ antiporter complex subunit F: MIVVYVIAIVILVLAVLIAMVRMAKGPSNADRILASDVIVVVVVCGLAVVVVATRSVSALPILVALSLIGFLGAVSVARFLVDRESGGGR, from the coding sequence ATGATCGTCGTCTACGTGATCGCCATCGTCATCCTGGTGCTCGCCGTCCTCATCGCCATGGTCCGGATGGCCAAGGGGCCCTCGAACGCCGACCGCATCCTCGCCTCCGACGTGATCGTCGTGGTGGTGGTCTGCGGCCTCGCCGTGGTGGTCGTCGCCACCCGGTCGGTCTCCGCGTTGCCCATCCTCGTCGCGCTGAGCCTGATCGGCTTCCTGGGCGCGGTGTCCGTCGCGCGGTTCCTCGTCGACCGCGAGAGCGGGGGCGGCCGATGA
- a CDS encoding threonine aldolase family protein, translated as MIDLRSDTCSRPTSAMRRAIADAEVGDDLFGDDPTVRELEAATAQLLGKEDAVYVPSGTMANQIAVRLHARPGEAVVTDPLAHVVTVEAASLAGLSGVTTIPVAHERGVYDADAVRAAFAPAHRFFPRTVGPPPAVVWAENTHNNGGGAVWPADRLAEIPAVAAERGLPSHLDGARLWHAALAVGTAESQLAAGFDTVSVCFSKALGAPVGSALAGPEQLVARARRYKQQLGGGFRQAGIIAAGALYALREHRPLLRRTHEMAARFAEQIATMPGIEIDPAHVATNIVRFELTDGDSGAFCERLHAAGVHMLPSGPRAVRAVFYLDIADEDVEPAAEAVRRVVTSAAAGSDPAG; from the coding sequence GTGATCGACCTGCGCTCGGATACCTGCTCACGACCCACGTCCGCGATGCGTCGCGCGATCGCCGACGCCGAGGTCGGCGACGATCTCTTCGGTGACGACCCGACCGTGCGCGAGCTCGAGGCGGCCACCGCGCAGCTGCTCGGCAAGGAGGACGCCGTCTACGTGCCGAGTGGGACGATGGCCAACCAGATCGCGGTCCGGCTGCACGCGCGGCCCGGCGAGGCGGTGGTGACGGATCCGCTGGCCCACGTGGTCACCGTCGAGGCGGCGTCGCTCGCCGGCCTGAGCGGCGTCACGACGATCCCGGTGGCCCACGAGCGCGGCGTGTACGATGCCGACGCGGTGCGGGCGGCATTCGCGCCGGCCCACCGGTTCTTCCCGCGCACGGTCGGCCCCCCGCCGGCGGTCGTGTGGGCCGAGAACACCCACAACAACGGTGGTGGCGCGGTGTGGCCCGCGGACCGGCTCGCCGAGATTCCCGCGGTCGCCGCCGAGCGGGGGCTGCCGAGCCATCTGGACGGTGCGCGGCTGTGGCACGCCGCCCTGGCCGTCGGCACCGCCGAGTCGCAGCTCGCCGCCGGATTCGACACCGTTAGCGTGTGCTTCTCCAAGGCGCTCGGCGCGCCTGTCGGGTCCGCCCTCGCCGGGCCGGAGCAGCTGGTGGCCCGAGCGCGCCGCTACAAGCAGCAGCTCGGCGGTGGCTTCCGTCAGGCGGGGATCATCGCCGCGGGGGCGCTGTACGCCCTGCGCGAGCACCGGCCGCTGCTGCGCCGCACGCACGAGATGGCGGCTCGGTTCGCCGAGCAGATCGCGACGATGCCGGGGATCGAGATCGACCCCGCGCACGTGGCCACGAACATCGTCCGGTTCGAGCTGACCGATGGCGACAGCGGCGCCTTCTGCGAGCGGCTGCACGCGGCGGGAGTGCACATGCTCCCGAGCGGACCCCGCGCCGTGCGGGCGGTGTTCTACCTGGACATCGCCGACGAGGACGTCGAACCGGCCGCCGAGGCGGTGCGGAGGGTCGTCACGAGTGCGGCTGCCGGTTCGGATCCGGCCGGGTAG
- a CDS encoding SRPBCC family protein — translation MITNTHTRRLPVQAPLARRVLDALGTAEDPVWPADRWPALRLDRGPVVGSAGGHGRIGYVVESACERQIVFRFTDPKGMQGEHRFVVHPDGLACVVRHTLEARTSRRLRIAWVLVVRPLHNALIEELLDNLERAVGGRVHRPARGSAYARLLRLLLPPSGRRQPRPRDLVEHDVEVVVIGG, via the coding sequence ATGATCACGAACACGCACACTCGCCGGTTGCCCGTGCAGGCTCCGCTGGCACGGCGCGTCCTGGACGCGCTCGGCACCGCCGAGGATCCGGTGTGGCCGGCCGACCGTTGGCCCGCACTGCGCCTGGACCGCGGCCCGGTGGTCGGCTCGGCCGGCGGCCACGGCCGAATCGGCTACGTGGTGGAGTCGGCGTGCGAGCGCCAGATCGTCTTCCGGTTCACCGATCCGAAGGGGATGCAGGGCGAGCACCGGTTCGTCGTGCACCCCGACGGCCTGGCGTGCGTCGTCCGGCACACCCTCGAGGCGCGCACGAGCCGTCGGCTGCGCATCGCGTGGGTCCTCGTCGTCCGGCCGTTGCACAACGCGCTGATCGAGGAGCTGCTCGACAACCTCGAACGCGCGGTCGGCGGCCGCGTGCACAGGCCGGCGCGGGGGTCGGCGTACGCGCGGCTGCTGCGGCTGCTGCTGCCGCCCTCAGGCCGGCGGCAGCCTCGGCCGCGGGACCTGGTCGAGCACGATGTCGAAGTAGTCGTGATAGGCGGCTAG
- a CDS encoding zinc-dependent alcohol dehydrogenase encodes MRALTWQKKGEVAIEEVADPVVEHPTDAVVRLTSTALCGSDLHLYTVLAPYLSKGDILGHEGLGVVESVGDAVSHVAPGDRVVIPFNISCGTCRMCRAGLQSQCETTQVTAEGKGAALFGYTRLYGAVPGCQAERVRVPHADYGLVKLADDAPDEHYLYLSDILPTAWQAVQYAGIEPGSTAAIIGLGPVGQLAAACAQHLGAGKVIGVDLVPERLARAAARGVHTIDVNQVKDVASAVHDLTDGRGADGVVDAVGMEAHGNPIAHAAISATSSMPAPLARAATERFGIDRLSALHTAIASTRRGGTVSISGVYGGMADPMPMMQMFDKQLTVRMGQANVRRWTDELHGLLANGADPFGVDDLRTHRLPLSEAPAAYEMFQKKQDGCIKVVFDPTS; translated from the coding sequence ATGCGCGCACTCACATGGCAGAAGAAAGGCGAAGTGGCGATCGAGGAGGTCGCCGATCCCGTCGTCGAGCACCCGACCGACGCCGTCGTCCGGCTGACGTCCACCGCACTGTGCGGCTCCGACCTGCATCTCTACACCGTCCTCGCGCCGTACCTCAGCAAGGGTGACATTCTCGGGCACGAGGGGCTCGGCGTCGTCGAGTCGGTGGGGGACGCCGTCTCGCACGTCGCCCCGGGCGACCGGGTGGTGATTCCCTTCAACATCTCCTGCGGCACCTGCCGGATGTGCCGCGCCGGGTTGCAGTCGCAGTGCGAGACCACGCAGGTGACCGCCGAGGGCAAGGGCGCCGCGCTGTTCGGCTACACGCGGCTGTACGGCGCGGTTCCCGGCTGCCAGGCGGAACGCGTTCGGGTACCACACGCCGACTACGGCCTGGTGAAGCTCGCGGACGATGCTCCGGACGAGCACTACCTGTACCTCTCCGACATCCTGCCGACGGCGTGGCAGGCGGTCCAGTACGCGGGTATCGAGCCGGGCAGCACCGCCGCGATTATCGGCCTCGGCCCGGTCGGTCAGCTCGCCGCCGCCTGCGCCCAGCACCTCGGTGCCGGCAAGGTGATCGGGGTCGACCTCGTCCCGGAGCGGCTCGCCCGCGCCGCTGCGCGAGGAGTGCACACCATCGATGTCAACCAGGTCAAGGATGTCGCCTCGGCGGTGCACGACCTGACCGACGGCCGTGGCGCGGACGGCGTCGTCGACGCGGTGGGCATGGAGGCGCACGGCAACCCGATCGCGCACGCCGCCATCTCGGCGACCAGCAGCATGCCGGCCCCGCTGGCACGGGCCGCGACCGAACGGTTCGGGATCGACCGCCTCAGTGCGCTGCACACCGCCATCGCCAGCACGCGCCGCGGCGGAACGGTGTCGATCAGCGGCGTCTACGGCGGCATGGCCGACCCGATGCCGATGATGCAGATGTTCGACAAGCAGCTCACGGTGCGCATGGGCCAGGCCAACGTGCGCCGGTGGACCGACGAGCTCCACGGTCTGCTGGCGAACGGCGCGGATCCCTTCGGCGTCGACGATCTACGCACGCATCGACTGCCGCTGAGCGAGGCGCCGGCGGCCTACGAGATGTTCCAGAAGAAGCAGGACGGCTGTATCAAGGTCGTCTTCGATCCGACCAGTTAG
- the mnhG gene encoding monovalent cation/H(+) antiporter subunit G — translation MSWATTLDVAGAVAILCGALLTLIAAIGLVRFESLYLRMHAATKPQTLGLLLILVGLALTLRTWNALGTLLLVAIAQALTAPVSAHMLSRAAYRAGLVHREQFDFDELADALERAERDAGTAESPRRGGAPREGPPGDATDPERD, via the coding sequence ATGAGCTGGGCCACGACCCTGGACGTCGCGGGCGCGGTGGCGATCCTGTGCGGTGCGCTCCTCACGCTGATCGCCGCGATCGGCCTGGTGCGCTTCGAGTCGCTGTACCTGCGCATGCACGCCGCGACCAAGCCGCAGACCCTCGGGCTGCTGCTCATCCTGGTGGGGCTGGCGTTGACGCTGCGCACCTGGAACGCGCTCGGCACCCTGCTGCTCGTGGCGATCGCCCAGGCGCTCACCGCTCCGGTGTCCGCGCACATGCTCAGCCGCGCCGCCTACCGCGCCGGCCTGGTGCATCGTGAGCAGTTCGACTTCGACGAGCTCGCCGACGCCCTCGAACGCGCCGAGCGCGACGCCGGCACGGCCGAGAGCCCGCGGCGGGGCGGCGCGCCGCGCGAAGGCCCGCCGGGCGACGCGACGGATCCCGAGCGCGACTGA